A genomic window from Vigna radiata var. radiata cultivar VC1973A chromosome 2, Vradiata_ver6, whole genome shotgun sequence includes:
- the LOC106755792 gene encoding secoisolariciresinol dehydrogenase-like has translation MASVNSAAATVRRLEGKVAIITGGASGIGEATARLFSKHGAHVVIADIQDDLGLSLCNELESAIYVHCDVTKEEDVENCVNVAVSKYEKLDIMVNNAGQLDEFKRSILDNTKSEFERVIRVNMVGPFLGTKHAARVMIPAKRGCIINTASVAGCIGGGATHAYTSSKHGLVGLTKNTAVELGQFGIRVNSVSPYLVATPMLNEYFNLDEEGVGEAYSNLKGSYLVTRDVAEAVAYLAESKYVSGHNLVLDGGFSITNAGFSPWQSQ, from the exons ATGGCAAGTGTCAACTCAGCTGCTGCCACTGTCAGAAG GCTTGAGGGGAAAGTGGCGATTATCACTGGTGGTGCCAGCGGCATAGGTGAGGCCACCGCAAGACTCTTCTCTAAGCACGGAGCTCATGTGGTGATAGCTGATATTCAAGACGATTTGGGTCTTTCTCTCTGCAATGAGTTAGAATCTGCTATATATGTTCACTGTGACGTTACAAAGGAAGAAGACGTTGAAAACTGCGTCAATGTAGCTGTTTCCAAGTACGAGAAACTGGACATCATGGTTAATAACGCTGGTCAATTGGATGAGTTCAAAAGAAGCATATTGGACAACACAAAGTCTGAGTTTGAGAGAGTGATAAGAGTGAACATGGTTGGTCCATTTCTAGGAACAAAGCACGCGGCAAGGGTGATGATTCCTGCAAAAAGGGGTTGCATAATTAACACAGCTAGTGTTGCAGGATGCATAGGTGGAGGTGCTACACATGCCTACACCAGTTCAAAACATGGGCTTGTGGGGCTGACGAAAAACACTGCGGTGGAGCTTGGACAATTCGGTATTCGGGTGAACAGTGTATCGCCTTATCTGGTTGCCACACCGATGTTGAATGAGTATTTCAATCTTGATGAAGAAGGAGTTGGTGAGGCTTATTCGAACCTAAAAGGTTCTTATCTTGTGACCAGGGATGTGGCCGAAGCTGTTGCTTATTTGGCTGAGTCTAAGTATGTTAGTGGTCACAATCTTGTGTTAGATGGAGGATTCTCCATTACAAATGCAGGATTTTCTCCTTGGCAGTCTCAGTAA
- the LOC106755563 gene encoding secoisolariciresinol dehydrogenase-like — protein MASVISAVGRRLEGKVAMVTGGASGIGEATARLFSKHGAHVVIADIQDHLGLSLSKELESASYIHCDVTNENDVENAVNSVVSKHGKLDTMFNNAGITGANKTSILDNTKSEFEAVINVNLVGVFLGTKHAARVMIPARRGSIINTASVCGSIGGVASHAYTGSKHGVVGLTKNSAVELGAFGVRVNCVSPYVVATPLAKNFFKLDDKGVLDVYANLKGATLEPNDVAEAALYLASDESKYVSGLNLVVDGAFTVLNSGFCVFGQSS, from the exons ATGGCCAGTGTCATCTCAGCTGTAGGAAGAAG GCTTGAGGGGAAGGTGGCAATGGTCACCGGTGGTGCTAGCGGCATCGGTGAGGCCACTGCAAGACTCTTCTCTAAGCATGGAGCACACGTGGTGATAGCTGATATCCAAGACCATTTAGGTCTTTCTCTTAGCAAGGAGTTGGAATCCGCTTCCTATATCCATTGCGATGTCACAAACGAAAACGATGTTGAGAACGCTGTTAACTCGGTGGTTTCCAAACACGGCAAACTAGATACCATGTTCAACAACGCCGGCATAACCGGGGCGAACAAAACCAGCATATTGGACAACACGAAGTCGGAATTTGAGGCAGTGATCAACGTTAACCTAGTTGGTGTTTTTCTTGGAACAAAGCACGCTGCAAGGGTTATGATTCCTGCGCGGAGAGGAAGCATAATCAACACTGCCAGTGTCTGCGGAAGCATAGGTGGCGTGGCCTCACATGCGTACACAGGTTCGAAACACGGTGTGGTGGGGTTGACGAAAAACAGTGCGGTGGAGCTTGGAGCATTCGGTGTGAGGGTGAACTGCGTATCACCGTACGTGGTTGCCACACCCTTGGCTAAGAACTTTTTTAAGCTTGACGACAAGGGGGTTCTCGACGTGTATGCAAACCTAAAAGGTGCTACTCTTGAACCAAACGATGTGGCCGAAGCTGCTCTGTATTTAGCCAGCGATGAATCCAAGTATGTCAGTGGTCTCAATCTTGTGGTTGATGGAGCCTTCACTGTCCTCAACAGTGGCTTTTGTGTCTTTGGACAATCATCATGA